In Phoenix dactylifera cultivar Barhee BC4 unplaced genomic scaffold, palm_55x_up_171113_PBpolish2nd_filt_p 001339F, whole genome shotgun sequence, a single window of DNA contains:
- the LOC120108446 gene encoding protein indeterminate-domain 5, chloroplastic-like — MASASSTAPFFEIREEELHNQMKQQQMASIPTSSTAASQTTAPVKKKRNVPGNPYPDAEVIALSPKTLMTTNRFICEVCNKGFQREQNLQLHRRGHNLPWKLRQRSTKEVRRRVYVCPEPTCVHHDPSRALGDLTGVKKHFFRKHGEKKWKCEKCSKRYAVQSDWKAHSKTCGTREYRCDCGTLFSRRDSFITHRAFCDALAQEGTRLPTGLSAIGSHFYGNSSMALGLSQVNSQITSLQDQSQPSSNIPQLGGSSASGSHFDHLISFPNLSPFHPPQPPPSSAFFLGDCSNHEFNEETQSHHSYPQNKTFRGLMQLPDLQSSTIASSSSAAAATANLFNLSFFSNSSCTSSINTSNNASNQNNHLLISDQLRNGNGTTLISGNMSNHMGASISSIFSTSMQNESSYPQMSATALLQKAAQMGSTTSGGSSLLQCFNSSSSSGAKRTNFQASFSGGSSGGGDGLRYQMENETRLHDLMHSLANGKAGLIGGSDGIAAFGGSCTTGQQGQESGGFGGFNSGLCNVDEAKFHHNLSAGSVRGSDQLTRDFLGVGDMVRSMGGGVSQGE, encoded by the exons ATGGCTTCAGCTTCGTCGACGGCACCCTTCTTTGAAATCAGAGAAGAAGAGCTCCACAACCAGATGAAGCAACAGCAAATGGCCTCGATACCCACCTCTTCGACAGCAGCTTCGCAAACCACAGCcccagtgaagaagaagagaaacgtCCCTGGAAATCCAT ATCCAGATGCGGAAGTGATAGCTTTATCGCCCAAGACACTGATGACGACAAACCGGTTCATCTGCGAGGTGTGCAACAAGGGGTTCCAGCGGGAGCAGAATCTGCAGCTGCACCGCCGCGGCCACAACCTGCCATGGAAGCTGCGGCAGAGGAGCACCAAGGAGGTGCGACGCCGGGTCTACGTGTGCCCCGAGCCGACGTGCGTGCACCATGACCCGTCCCGCGCCCTTGGCGACCTCACCGGCGTCAAGAAGCATTTCTTCCGCAAGCATGGCGAGAAGAAATGGAAGTGTGAGAAGTGTTCAAAGCGCTACGCCGTGCAGTCCGACTGGAAGGCACACTCCAAGACATGCGGCACCCGCGAGTACCGTTGCGATTGCGGCACCCTCTTCTCCAG gCGCGATAGCTTCATCACTCACAGAGCCTTCTGCGATGCCCTAGCACAAGAGGGTACGAGGCTTCCAACTGGACTGAGCGCTATCGGAAGCCACTTTTATGGGAATAGTAGCATGGCTTTAGGCCTATCTCAAGTAAATTCTCAAATTACTTCACTACAAGACCAAAGTCAGCCATCCTCCAACATCCCTCAGCTCGGTGGAAGCAGCGCCAGTGGATCCCATTTCGATCACCTCATCTCATTTCCAAACCTTTCCCCCTTCCATCCACCTcagcctcctccctcttctgccTTCTTCCTTGGTGATTGCTCGAACCACGAATTCAATGAAGAAACACAGTCCCACCATTCCTATCCCCAAAACAAGACCTTCCGTGGGCTAATGCAACTCCCTGATCTCCAAAGCAGCACTATcgcctcttcctcttctgcCGCTGCTGCCACAGCCAACCTCTTCAACCTCAGCTTCTTCTCCAACAGTAGCTGTACAAGTAGCATCAACACCAGCAACAATGCTAGCAACCAAAACAACCACTTACTGATTTCTGATCAACTGAGAAATGGAAATGGCACCACCCTTATCTCAGGAAATATGAGTAATCACATGGGTGCCAGCATATCTTCTATCTTTAGCACCTCAATGCAAAATGAATCCTCCTATCCTCAGATGTCTGCGACCGCTTTGCTTCAGAAGGCTGCTCAAATGGGTTCAACAACAAGTGGTGGGTCCTCCTTGCTTCAATGCTTCAATAGCTCTTCATCTTCCGGTGCAAAGAGAACTAATTTCCAGGCTAGCTTTAGTGGCGGCAGCAGTGGTGGTGGAGATGGCTTGAGATATCAAATGGAGAATGAAACCCGTCTCCATGACCTAATGCATTCGCTTGCAAATGGGAAAGCTGGTCTTATTGGTGGCTCCGATGGGATCGCAGCATTTGGTGGGAGTTGCACAACTGGTCAGCAAGGACAAGAATCTGGGGGATTTGGTGGGTTCAATTCAGGCTTGTGTAACGTGGACGAAGCCAAGTTTCATCACAATCTTTCAGCTGGAAGCGTTAGAGGTTCCGATCAGCTGACTAGAGACTTCCTCGGGGTTGGTGATATGGTGAGGAGCATGGGCGGTGGGGTTTCCCAGGGAGAATAG